In bacterium, a single window of DNA contains:
- the hisB gene encoding Histidine biosynthesis bifunctional protein HisB, whose protein sequence is MRMRSYNAATQQTGQASGGHPLVREPLTRPQRWGSSQASGSRRAVFIDRDGVLNRLIIQGYVRHPNELEVIPEALEGVRRLAQESDYQLVLFTNQSVVGRGDITRSQLDQIHEHLLELIEAAGGRVDLLQICPHAPFLQCDCRKPRPGMLHEAAELLNLDLSQSWVVGDSVRDMQAGRAAGTRLAFIRYQGWHDEREWDRLIAESHAVDVICEHLLEAASFILADDQVAVR, encoded by the coding sequence GTGCGGATGAGGAGTTACAACGCGGCGACTCAGCAGACCGGCCAAGCGAGCGGAGGGCATCCGCTGGTCCGTGAACCACTCACGCGCCCGCAACGATGGGGCAGTTCACAGGCATCCGGCAGCCGTCGTGCGGTGTTCATAGATCGGGACGGTGTCCTGAATCGCCTCATCATCCAGGGCTATGTGCGACACCCCAATGAACTGGAGGTGATCCCTGAGGCGCTGGAAGGAGTGCGTCGACTCGCCCAGGAATCAGACTATCAGCTGGTGCTCTTCACCAATCAAAGCGTTGTCGGTCGGGGTGACATCACCCGCTCACAACTCGACCAGATTCACGAACACTTGCTGGAACTCATCGAAGCTGCGGGTGGACGAGTGGACCTGCTGCAGATTTGTCCACATGCGCCGTTCTTGCAGTGTGACTGCCGGAAACCGCGACCTGGAATGCTCCATGAAGCCGCCGAGCTGCTGAACCTGGATCTGAGCCAGAGCTGGGTGGTCGGGGATTCTGTCAGGGACATGCAAGCCGGCCGGGCTGCCGGCACACGACTGGCGTTCATTCGGTACCAGGGCTGGCACGATGAGCGGGAATGGGATCGACTCATCGCGGAATCTCATGCCGTGGATGTGATTTGCGAGCATCTGCTGGAAGCAGCGAGCTTTATTCTGGCTGACGACCAGGTCGCCGTCCGATAG